In the genome of Juglans microcarpa x Juglans regia isolate MS1-56 chromosome 6S, Jm3101_v1.0, whole genome shotgun sequence, the window ATGGCTAAAATCCATTTACAGGAGTCTTTGCTATTCATAGCCTCTTTATAGGACCTAGGTTCTTGATCAACAACCTCATTAGCTACAGTTAGAGCAAACATGGTAAGTTCAGCTTGACCATACCTTATAGGTGGTTTAATAACTCTCTTTGCCTATCTCTAACCAGGTTATAGGAGCTAACTTCACTTTGATCCATGCTCCCTGAGATTGCTTCCTTACAGTTACTGCCTTCTATAAATTCAGGTTCAGGTTGGGTGTTAACCTGCTCCACCTCAACCTGCAACCCTTTTGAGGAGTTGTCAGCTTCTAGGTTTGGTATATCTCCCTGTACCCGAGCTATTTGTGACTCATTAAAGATCACATCTCTGCTTATAATGCACCTGTACCTACCAGGTCCATCTACCCAAAGTTTATACCCCTTAACCCCTTCAGGATACCCTATAAAAATGCACTTAAGTGCCATAGGTTCCAGTTTATCAGTTTTTGAATGTGCATATGCAACACacccaaaaacttttagatgGTCATAAGAAGGGGGTTTTCCAGACCATAATTCTTGAGGGGTTTTAAACCCTATTGCAGAAGAGGGACACTTGCTTATGAGATATACAACAGTAGTTGCAGCTTCTACCCAAAAGGTTTTGGGCAGCCTAGAATTGGACAACATGCACCTTAACCTTTCTAAGATGTTCCTATTCATTCTTTCAGCTAACCCATTCTATTGAGGGGTTTCCCTCACTGTCTTATGCCTAAGGATTCCTTCTTTTCTACAGTACATGTTGAACTCATTAGACAATAACTCTAAGCCATTGTCAGTTCTTAGAACCTTAAGTTTTCTTGGTTCTCCACTAAAGACATCCACtccttaaattttttaaaagtgtcacttttattttttaagatataaatCTAGACCTTTTTAGAGTAATCATCTATAATGgataggaagtaactctctCCATTATGAGAACTTACTCTTACTGgtccccaaagatcagaatggaCATAGTCTAAAGTTTGTTTGGTGTTATGAGTGGCTAACTTAAAGCTAACCCTCTTGGCCTTCCCATAAATGTAATCTTCACAGAAGGGTAAATTGTTTAAGTTCTGATCACTCAGCAGCCCCTGTTTTTGCAACTCTAAAAGTCCCATCTGACTTACATGTCCAAGTCTCTTATGCCATAGCACGGATTGGTTCTCTACAGTGTTTTGTGTAGGGGATGCTTCCCCAACCACAGTTTTTCCAAGGAGTGTGTATAAACCATTTTTAATTACCCATTTCATAATAACTAGAGAACCTTTTGTAACCCTAAGAGCCCCTGCCTCAGACTTGAAGGTATATCCTGATAAATCAAGAATGCCaagagaaattaaatttctctttaactcAGGTATAAATCTAACTTCCCTCAAAATTCTTTCAGTACCATCATGCATTTTCAGTCTAACTGACCCTATACCCATGATTTTGCAGGACTTATTATTTCCTAGAATTACTTGCCTCCTATTTAACTCAAAGAATGTTTCAAACCATTCTCTGATTGGACACATATGAAAAGAACAACCAGAATCCATTATCCATTCTGTTTTTGAGTCTACTTCACTCACAGTGAGAATCTCAGCACTCTCATATCCCTCTAACACCACAGAGGCATCCCCTGCCTCTTTAggcttattttcaaaattattttctctttcaaggCAATCTTTCTTAAAATGCCATTCCTTGTGacaataaaaacatttaaagTGTTTTTCCTTTGACTTAGACTTAAATTTCTTAACATCATTTTTGCccatcttctctcttttttttgttctgcCCTTAACAGTTTAGCCTTCCCCATGATTTTGTTTAGACTCACCTCTGTTTTGAAGTTCCCTAGTGTGAAGTACATATTGTACTTCATCTAATGTAAGTAAGTCTCTACcaaacatcatatttttttttaggctttGGTATGATGAGTCCAAGGAACTCATCAAGAGGATAGCTTGATCCTCATCCTTCACCTTAATGTCTGTGTTTACTAAatctaaaatgattttgttaaacTCATCAAGGTGTTGTCCTATTGGGGTTCCAGGAATCATTTTAAAAGTCTAcagtttggtttttttatgaAGTCTATTGGCTAAAGATTTAGTCATGTAAAGATTATCTAGCTTCAGTCATATACTCGCAACAGTGTCCTCACTGGCCACCTCTCTCAAGACTTTATCTCCAAGAGAGAGAATTAAGGCACTGTGAGCTTTTTGAAGAATGTCCTTCTAGACAGTCTCCTTGTCTTCCTCTTTCGAGGaagatcccttttttttttcaccaaggAGAGCATCTTGCAGTCCATGTTGGACTAGCAATGCCCTCATCTTAATCCTCCATAGCCCAAAGTCATTTTCACCCGTGAATTTTTCAATATCAAACCTCATCGTCCCAATCGACCTAGGATTTAAATACCACTTGTAAAGAtcttgtgaagatttattcaaaGAGTTCTTGTATGCAGAACTCAAATAAGGAAATATGATAGCAAATATTCACAGATAGAACCAAACAAGATACAACAAATCCTTTACAGAATCAAAAACATCAAGAAATCGAGCAATAACGAAAACAGtaatcaaagaaataaagaataaagaaaacaaagaatcaACACAActgatttacgtggttcgaccctAATGGTCTACGTCCATGGCAGGAATGGCCTCAGAgctttattgatgatcaatGTCCTTCACAGAGAAGCTTTAGAATCACATGTATATACAAATCCCTCACTCTCTTTCAAAAAATCGCAGTGATTTTTCCCTCCAAGTGAAAATCCTAACAAACCTTAGATCCCCCCTCTCTGTTCTCACTCTCTGTATCGAAGCCGCCTCAAAACAACAGAAAACCCAAAAATGAGAATAAACTAGGGTTTACAACACGGAAGCTACAAATATATAGGATAAAACAGATGTTGACACGTGTAATGATCCAGTGGCATGAAAACCATAATACGGCAGCTTCAAGCACGGGCACCTCACGTGAGAACAGCTTCAGCTTTATTAACTTCAAGGGTCTTGATTTTGCCACTTGTCTCTCATCCATTCACTCATGTAAGAGAAACATATTAgaacagaaaattaaaaggcaacaggtatatatatatatatatatatatatatatatttatatatagatgtcGTTAATTACCACTCACGTAAAATTAACTTGACAATATTGTTTGTGCACTCTCCCCCAAGGCTTCGAGCTTGCCGTACGTGTCTGGCAATGCTAGAAGCTCTTGAGAGAGAGTGAGCAACCAAAATGCCTCCGCCTTCATATATTTGACACCCAAAACTTGTCGGTCGTAAGCAAGGCACAGCCTTTTCAGTCTCCCCCGAAGGGCTTCTAAGTTCTAACCCCAACCCAAATTGCCTTACAATGATCAGTAAGACTATATAAAATTCTGGCGCAGGTAAGAAGCCCTTGAGAGAGAGTGAACAGCCAATGCCTTGAAACATTCATCCTCATGATGTTTCTTGATGTTGCTGCGCATTGCTTGTAGTTTGAATAGGAATGGGCCTATGTAACTCCTATTTATAGGGCACAAAAATGATTCTGTAACTAAAACAAAACACGTTGAAATTCAGTACTGATCAGCTAGCGCGCCTAACTACTTGGTGGGGTCTGTTCGATGATCTCCACATCTAGCACTTGAAAATTAGTGGCAAAGCCATATCCTCTTGCTTTCTAAGAGATTTTCCCCCATGATAGTGATTCCAAGGGCAAACCCATGATCATCTTGCCACTTGTTGGATCTGTTTTAATGGAATATCAGATTGTGATATTACAGTAGTACTTTGTGCATATTCCAGCCAAAAGAGTCTTGAAATCCAAAGCTAGTCATGAAAAGCTTTGGGGGTGGAGTACGTACTGACTGCCCTAGCTATAAGCAAAAGGCTGGTTGACCCTTGGGACCTCAACGAGACAatcaataatcttttttttcctaaacatGAAAGAATAAAGCCAGCTTATAATTAAGGATGATAGGCATCTCGACGACCCTTATCCTTCCTCAGACTAAGTTATGTGCAATTTCGTATGCATATATACGATAACCCGCTGACATTCCTCCCATCCTACTTTTTATCCTCTTGCTTTCAATCTCTACATGACCCAATGGCATATCTTCGGACTGCTggtacaatattattatatattcgATTCCCCGCTGACATTCCTGATCATCTCTTTTTTAACAAGTTGAAATTTCTGTCTAGTTCATTAATATTTGGGATAAATATATTGTTTGCTCTCAAATGATagtatataaatacattttacatTAGAatctacattttatatttttaaatcatgaGAAGTGCTATatctacaaatatattttctaaaaaacaaacttacaaattgatcaTGCATGTAATAagagatctattttataaaaaaaaaaaaaaaaaaaaaaactttattatatGAAATACTATATtaagtcatatcagtttgtaactTTATTCTtatgtccctttttttttttttttggtgtaatctaagcatttctctttttaaattatcaacAACCAATACATCGCATTGTTGCTCAGATTGACAGTTAACATTGttaggttatttttttttaatttcaattactaaaattaTATGAATCTCGATTTTTAATAGTTGAAATAcgttatgtatttattttgataacCTATTGATataaatcacaaaatttctAATAACATAAAGTTATAAAGTATATTTACTCTCCTCTAGCATATTGATAgtgtttgaaaatgtttgtaaatagtagtaaaaaaataataatagaatattgaataatagtaaaaaataatgaataataataaaaattaaataaaaaataataataaaatataaaatagtaggGAGTAGCCAAACGTAAAGCAAAGTGCACAACTTAGACGTGTGCAAGAAAAGTAAAGTACACGTAGACCATAACTATAGTACCCTTTTGGGCTTGATTAAGCCCAAATTCTCACCTTGAATTACCTCCAATTAGTCAGAGCTGCGTTGATTCACGTTGGGCTGTTAAGCCCAATCTTTCAGCGTGAATGTCCTCCATTAGTCTCAGCTGCGTGGATTCGAATTGGGCATGATTAGGCCTCATTCTCCCTTATAGAAACATCTGAGATCAGAATCTGTAAAATCCTACTGTACAACGTTAAATGGATTACATGACTCGGCTTCCtcgtttgaaagtttgaaacccAACCACTTTTTTAGGTAAGAGTTTCCTATTAgattattaagtaatttttttttagatatataaaCATGTATAGTATGTAGGTCTTAAAGTATCTAGCATGTATTTAATGTTGTCTAGagacaataatataataataaagacttttatcaaaattcacgtttaaaatttcaatataaaacaaAAGCAACGGTCCTTATACCACTATCAACGTAAACACACCCGCAACACCATTGATATAGTAGACATGCATTTGTCATAAAAAATGcaatattcaaaaattaaatcataattatatttagagTAGTGTTACATATacttatacttataattttacttacaagactcatttaattaattttcttttgatgttcaaattttgaatttcaaatttactgattttcaacatattaatATCTGACACTATCAGCgaaaaagtaagtttttattttaagtaaaattaacattttccaTATCTTTGATATATGTCTGTCACCTCAATAGTGTTACACGAGTAATATTACATTGATGGTATTAGAAATAgtattactaataaaattatgtgGGTTCTTAATCCCAAAATATCACCAGAATTCACATTGTAAATTATCTCTCAAGTATTTAGAGGATATTCAATAGGAAAAGGGTCCAATGGGTTAGGCAGAAGAGAGCATGTCTTCAGCCTTATCCTAAGTCCATTTATTTCCACAAAACCGCGTGTAGTAGGGAATCATTGCACTAAAGAAATTGAACTTCTCAATGTTCTCATGATACATGCTGATGTGGATTGAAATTTGAACTTATCATAGCATTACAGCTCCTCCAACTGCAACACTTCTGGTTAATATCATTTAGTTCCAGTTTGTTTAATCTGGGCATTTTCAAATGACATTTGTAATTTTATGATGTACAAGTATCacatattctttttgaaaaaattaataaatctgAGACttacttgaaaaaattattatttttaatagtagatttcaattctttttaaagaaaatgcatgaaacTTTAACATTACTCTCTCCCAAAAGTAAAACACCAATTCTAAATTAAATGATTCTTTTATAttgattttccaaataacaGGGAGGAGATTGTTagcgggaaaaaaaaattgtaaaaattaaatgcttaatcatgtaaataaaattgttatattgGAATTGACCTTAAATTCCTGTTCTGCATAGAGAAGTTGAAACCAAGCTGAAGCAGTTTGATTTCATGGTCTTAAAGGTTCAGAGAACCTGGTAAGGGGTCGAGAAAAGAAGAACGTCTGCTGTATTAGCCATTTGTGGTCCTCACAATTGGAACTACATGACAAATTGACTTGAAACTGGCATAAAAGGGTGGACGACAAAATTGAACACTCTGCTTAGCtaggttgtttattttttccttaataaataaaaataaatagttcaaGTGAAAACTGTTTGAGGAATTtgtgtataaaataaattttaagaccTATTCTGTGTTGGAATTTGTTTTATGAATGTGGATAAATAGATTTAGAATTTTTATGAGAATTGTTTttagcaatatttttttttcatttgtgttTGATTCTAGAGAAATCAAGACAATTGATTAGATATCtttgtttagaaataaattcgtttggttacgcagttcagataagatgaaatgttttgataaaaattgaataaaatcttattataatataattttttaatataatttttgttttggtaattgaaaaagttgaattatttattatatgatatgagacaagatagtttgattttatgtaaccaaacTAACCCCGAAAacaattttagaatattatttttaaaaaaataaactaaacatAGAAAAATGCTATATTCTGAATCTTACTTTCATTTCACTACATTGACATGTTagtatgacttttttttttttttttaaattggggGAAGGTGGTTTCGAACTCCAAACCTCTCTATTTTAGAAGCTGTAAATTATGCCAATCAGACCACGTATTAGTACAACTTTTGaattggatttaaaaaaaaaaaaaaaaaaacaatgaatctAAGAGTTGATATACAGTATCGTATTAAGGGTAATTCGTGCAAACATACAATTTCCTAAAGATAATTATTTAGTCTAAGAGAAGCAGCAAAACAATAGTTCGACGTAAGAGTGGGGTTGACGACGACGGTGTTGCAGAACGGGTCCATTCTACTCCTACATGCAGGAATATCTGAAAACATAAAGCAACAACGCGgaaatgagatttgaaaattctttGGTCCACTCCCTCTCAAAGCTTAGAACGAACTCTTGATTTGcatcttttcttcatttcaatCATGTAATACAATGCCCTCCCCCCTCTCCCTTCAAACCCTAAAAGTGAGacccttttaatttttaataacataaataaaattggaGCTGAATTGGTCAAATGTTGACCTTCTCACTTCCTCACTCGGTTTCTCAGTCAAAACATTTGACTCTTGACCCTCCAATTTCCACcttcctttcattctttaatTTATCAACCCAAGATTCATGCTTCCTATAAGTACAAGTGCGTCCATTTCTCCTTTTAAGTGCAAAACTTAACTACCTTCCCTCTCCTCCCCACACACCATCACTCCTACCTACTCTTTTTGCTACTGAGATACCGAGCTCCTGATCTCTTCCAAATCCTCGAAAAACCCTAATCTCATTCTGGCTACTTTCATGTTTTTATCGTATTCATTTAGTCTAGAGATGTGCCAGCCGTTGTTTCAGGAAGTGAATTAAGTACTGTATAGTCTCTTAATTTATTGCTTGCAGTCCCTATTGATATATAGCATTGTAGAAGATGGAGAAGAGTTGGAGCTGGGAGCAGAAGACACTGGTTAGTGAACTGATTCAGGGAATGGAGATGGCTAAACAGTTGAGAGTACAGTTTAGTGCAAATTCTTCATCAGAGACCACAGAGACGTTGTTACATAGAATTTTAGCTTCATATGAGAAGGCTCTTATGATTCTGAGATGGAGTGGGTCGATGGGACAGACCCAGACTGCAGCAGGAGTAACAACAGGTGTTCCTGGTTCTCCGATTTCTGTTAATGGAAGTTTTGGGAGCAATGAATTCGATAAGGGTCTCAAAGATCATCGGGACCTTAATGATGTCTCAAAGAAAAGGTACTGAATTTTAGAGCTTGCAGACATAATTCttgattctaaaaaaaaaactgtaccCGACTGTTTACTAATGCTTCTTGCTGACATGTTTTTTGAATTGGGTTGCAGAAAGATAATGCCCAGATGGACGGACCAGGTGAGAGTGAGCTCTGAGACTGGGTTGGAAGGACCCCATGACGATGGCTATAGCTGGAGAAAGTATGGTCAGAAAGACATCCTTGGAGCCAAATATCCCAGGTGAGATTCTTTTCCTTATCTGCTTCAAAATCACCGATGTGGGGTCCTTCCTTCCCTTGCTCATATATCTAGTAGAATTACAAGCAGTTTTACAAAGTTGCTggcatattttttcttttctatttttcttttggtggaAAAGGTGCTTGGAATTGACTCGCCGTGACAATTCAATTTGCATGCTTTAGGATTTCATAAGAATTTAGAtgaacttaatttaaaaaaaaaaaaaaaaaaaaaaaaaaaaaaagaatttagatGAACCAGGAGCATATTCGACACTTTTGTCTTTTACCATGAACAAAAATGATAACGTTGTCTTTCACATTTGCAGAAGCTATTACAGATGCACCTTTCGCCTTACTCAAAACTGCTGGGCTACAAAGCAAGTGCAGAGAGCAGATGAAGATCCCAACGTATTTGAAATCACATACCGAGGAAGACACATCTGTTCCCATGCTACCAATTTGGTACCAGCACCATCATCACCAGAAAAGCaagaacagaaacaaaacttcAACAACAATGACAATCAGCAAGATCAACGACCACTTGATATCCTCGGAAACATTGGAAGCAGTTTGAGGATTGTTACTGAGGAACTGGAAAACAAAGAGATGTCCTATcccttctcttttccttcaaCTTCCTTTGGATGCACGAAGAGTGAAAACAGTAACTTCTCACTTTCGACACTTGTCAACAACACTAGTTTCATGGGCAGTTTTTCCCCACCATTTTTATCCCCGGCTACCCCTGAGTCAAACTTTCACTCAGTGTCCCCATTCCAGAACAGCAACTTCAAAGGGGCTCACAACGTGCATCGTTCGGAATCTGACCTCACTGAGATCATCTCTGCCAACACTTCAGCCACCAGTTCTCCGATTCTAGACTTGGATTTCTCACTTGATCCGGCGGAAATTGGCCATTTCCCATTCTCTTCAGCGTTTTTCACTTAGTTCCACTTAAGctctaaaataagaataaaaagggCATGTGGGATGCATTCACCTGTTGAATCTAGCttttgtattataatttataaaggaAGGGGTGTTTTTTGTAGAATATAAAAATCCTCCTTAAAGTTTAGCCACTAGATTAGAATTCCATAGATACACCAATAAACTATGAAGATGGACGGTTACAATAACTTATGCTGGAAACTCTTGTTTCCTCAAGAGAAACTCTATAAACGAACCAACACCTGATGTGCTAAACAGCTAAGAGCTTTATCTGGAATGAGAAACAGGACAATAAGTGGAGTGAAATATGCCAGAACAGAGCAGATTAGCAGCACTTTCTGAAAACCATAACGAAACCAAATGAAGGTGAAACTTCCCTCCTATCCCTAGATGAAgtgccttttcatttttttcaacccTCAAACAGAATCAGATGTGCTTTTTGTTCTGCACCTTGAGCTCTCCTGAGAACTTCTCTCAACCCCATCGCAACAAATAAGTTGGTTAGAGTAAGAAGCGACTCAGCTCCGCCATGTAACCAATCCACATTAGACAACGAAGTACTGTAATGCACCTCAGCTGTTTCGACCACAAAAACAGAGTTGCACAGTTTAGGGTTCTATATTTCCAGGATCGAAAAATGGGAATCGGgtgtttcataaaaattttcaatcgGTTAGTTATTTCAATgttaataaaaagtattaaaaattttatgaaatacaaTTTAAGcatttaatatcatgtataaatgagtataaagtataaattcattgactggcttcaataaaaatatgatattaatccaaataatttcaataaacatgtaatttatgtatttaacctaaattgttgaattttttttttttttgcctcatataagaagaaaataaagatcataaATAATGCTAGGGTGCCTACAAAATATGCACACTAGTACAaatgagtatttttattttatttttatttttctttaggcATTTTTTAGACATCCTtaagtattaagaaaaaaaaaatatatatatatatatatataaattcactaatagtcacttccttaaccattaagaaaaaataaaaataaataaataaacaaaaatagatGAGTGAGCACATTTGGTGGACATATTTAGtagtcatactatcatttttcaaagatatataatattttatgtgaatgaagataaaataaccTAGGCCCAAATAACCAAGTCCAGCCCATCAAAAGACCCTTATTAGAagacaaaggaaaaaagagaaagaaatgacaaagaaatgacaaggaaaaagaaaatgttagagggaaaaaaaaggaaatgggaGACAGTAAGTGAGTCACGCCAGCTAGGCGTGGAATAAAGTTGTCATCCCTTACCACTCCCAAGGCCAAGGATAAAAAGGGAGGATGAGAAAGGGGACTTCggcttcttcttcaacttcttcaacaGAGCGACGAGAGCTCGAGCAACCAGGAAATAGATCTCGTTCTTCCATTGTACAATGAGAAATGGGAGACTATGAGCGACTGTAAAATATTCATGTTATAGTGAATTTCCCTCCCAAACACCCGTGAATGCAtgcattatgccgaaccacgtaaattcaTATGTCtcaatctctttatttttcttgcatttaCTTTTCCTATTCACTACCATGGATGTACATACGAATGTCGTACATCCTCACCGGACCACTATCGAGGGCTCCAAACCATACCGATCGAGACCCGAGTTGTCACAGCGGGTAGAAAatgactttttctctcattccgacctgttgtgcaattttttggCATTAACATTATGCATGTAACACCCTCTTCTCGTAGGCTGGAAATGTCAcgtgtttttataaaaaaatctcgacaagagatctcatatttaataaaataaattttacatttatttcataaaaagaattatttaattgaaacatgtcttcaaaaaaataacaaataaaataaactgaataaaatttatgtcataaaaataatttattttatagagtcTGGAATTAATCAACTTTTAATCCTGGCCTGTCTACTCGTACTCCTTATCATGTTCATccggggtggtttaaaaacataaaaaactaaaatgagtcgataacTCAGTAAAAAACTCATCATAATGTAAGCATACTTAACATacgattttttataaaatattttatgttgagaacttaaaatcataataattcATGCTGATGCTTATAATATGcatatgattgatttatctgactTATCTGgttggccaacacacttaaccctgtatGCAAAGTTGTGCACTAACTTCCCCTGTTGCAGCAAAGGAAGTCGATTGTGCAGTACTCTAGCGTATTATGGTAGACCACTCTTGAGTCTATGACTTGCATGCCCACCCTGAAatcgcattggtaccatgcatctgaatggtcatCTGGTTATACGATCTGATATAttgcacttgaatttaagatagcTTACATGTCTTATACAACATAAGATGTATGAAAtgtataatacatacataactataatatacgGAATAAAACATGATGAATGTTGTGTTTGCAAATATCATAACATATGTGGTACATAAACACTGGTTTCGAAAGAAACTGgctttaataatatatatatgtatatataactagctaacatatattaatcctaatttatgatcaagttacTTACCTCGTAACGCTAAATCCAATATTTTTGGATCGAAACtgaatacttataaaatatgcgacttttgtaaatttttagttaaatacaTATTTAGAAATTTAGTTTGAAATACTAAGTGACATGTTTTTCCTAATAATCTAAATCTTcacattttaaattctaaaagagtTAAATCTTTCGCGGacatcataaatattaaatccaaataatattaattaagccCAACTAAAATAAGAGGTGGCTGACTTAAGTAACCCAAATTAAAACAAGACCCATGCTAGTCAGCCCATCCCAAAAGAATTAGGGTCATTTTtggtgaaaaatattaaaaagttttagAAAAACGCTTGTTGCAAGCGTCTGGTATAAACGGCGTGCAAATGTGGCTGACGTGAAGATACTTGATGAAAGAGACCTAGCTGAtggagctgatgagagagaaagaccgaGCTTAtaagagagagaccgagctgatgagagaggaagaattcattttaaatctgatgTGGCATGGAAGACTGCACGCCGGTTATATCTACCGACTGTAAATAGAAGAACTGAAAGTTTTAAGGCTCCAAGAGGGTTACACGGCCAGTTTTTAGTAGCACTTTTGTAAATAGTGAAAGGTTGCTATGAGTATAACTGACAGTGGCTGAAGACTTAAAGTGCaactttatattttgaaaatgggtAGTGATagaattactattttattattatcaatcAACTATttaagtacattttttttaaagtatttttttaacattcttaatcacttaaaaatattaaaaatatataattttattaatactcacttccttaattattaaaaaaaataa includes:
- the LOC121237230 gene encoding probable WRKY transcription factor 41, coding for MEKSWSWEQKTLVSELIQGMEMAKQLRVQFSANSSSETTETLLHRILASYEKALMILRWSGSMGQTQTAAGVTTGVPGSPISVNGSFGSNEFDKGLKDHRDLNDVSKKRKIMPRWTDQVRVSSETGLEGPHDDGYSWRKYGQKDILGAKYPRSYYRCTFRLTQNCWATKQVQRADEDPNVFEITYRGRHICSHATNLVPAPSSPEKQEQKQNFNNNDNQQDQRPLDILGNIGSSLRIVTEELENKEMSYPFSFPSTSFGCTKSENSNFSLSTLVNNTSFMGSFSPPFLSPATPESNFHSVSPFQNSNFKGAHNVHRSESDLTEIISANTSATSSPILDLDFSLDPAEIGHFPFSSAFFT